ATTCTAAAAGAGACAAAAATGAAGAAACTAATATTACTAAACTTAATATTTATTTCCTGCTATACAATTAACTTAAAAAAATTAACAAAACAAACTCCTTATGGAATTTATCTCAGAGAAGCTCAAAAAGCTATCAATGTTAATGATTATAACTCTGCTTTAAAAGCATACGAAAAAATGATTCAAAATTTCAATCATAATCCAAATATAGTTGCTACTGGTAAATATGAAATCGCATTCATATACTATACAACAAACAAAATAGAAAAAGCAAAAAAAATCTTTGAAGATCTAATAGAAAATAATATGGAAATGCCTAAATGGATCAAACCTTTAGCTAAAAAAATATTAAATAAAATAGAAAATAATAATTTAAAAAAATAAAAATTTTTACTGGAATATTATTCCATAAATTGTAATATCTTTTTCCTTTGCGGAATTGATAACGTCTTTATAAACAACAGACCCTCTTGGATACTCATGAGGAGGTGCATCTCCTATAACAATAATAAATCTTCTTTCTGCCCGCCAATCAAACTGAGTTATGGCAGCATCAATTCCCTCAAACACAGCCTCTGGATAATCTCCACCGCCACCAACATTAACATATTTAAGAATATTATTTAAATAAGGAATAGTATTAAAATCAAAAGCTTTGGTTAAAAAATCTTCAAGATAGTCCTTATAAAAAACAAGACCTATCCTGTAGGATTTAAACTTTTGAAGTTGAGGTTCTATTATTGAGAATAAATGCTCTTTTAGAATCTCAATATTACCTTTCATACTATCAGTAACGTCAACTACAAGCACTAGATCTAAA
Above is a genomic segment from Borreliella mayonii containing:
- a CDS encoding tetratricopeptide repeat protein → MKKLILLNLIFISCYTINLKKLTKQTPYGIYLREAQKAINVNDYNSALKAYEKMIQNFNHNPNIVATGKYEIAFIYYTTNKIEKAKKIFEDLIENNMEMPKWIKPLAKKILNKIENNNLKK